From Asterias rubens chromosome 6, eAstRub1.3, whole genome shotgun sequence, one genomic window encodes:
- the LOC117291329 gene encoding glutamic acid-rich protein-like — MNVIGPHSIEAKDHEEDSEDEDVEWEELHEDDGDESTDDDDDDFENEDVIEEGNDREDDDSDGLTDDDGLENEGYEEEEEEFLEDDSDESTDDNIYESEEIEEEAEEEGLCEDDSDESTEDDDFEDEDESEKEDDNSDLSTDDSAYENEEEDSGRRPTKILNFSVKDAKLIMFKR, encoded by the exons ATGAACGTTATTGGGCCT CACTCAATCGAAGCAAAAGACCACGAGGAGGATTCTGAAGACGAGGACGTGGAGTGGGAGGAGCTTCATGAAGACGATGGTGATGAATCaacagatgatgatgatgatgattttgaaaatgaagaCGTGATAGAGGAGGGGAACGACCGTGAAGACGATGATAGTGATGGACTAACAGATGATGATGGCCTTGAAAATGAAGGatatgaggaggaggaggaggagttTCTTGAAGACGATAGTGATGAATCAACAGATGATAACATTTATGAAAGCGAAGAAATTGAGGAGGAGGCGGAGGAGGAGGGATTATGTGAAGACGATAGTGACGAATCAACGGAAGATGACGATTTTGAAGATGAAGACGAGTCGGAGAAGGAAGATGACAATAGTGATTTATCAACAGACGATAGTGCTTATGAAAATGAAGAGGAGGACAGCGGGAGACGTCCAACGAAAATACTGAATTTTTCGGTAAAGGATGCTAAACTTATTATGTTTAAAagatga